The genomic window TGCATTCGCTACCAACTGGGTATCTGAATCACGACTTCGACCGCTTTCCACCTCCGTTCGCAACCCATCTCACATCATATCCTCGTCGCAGAGGTAGCTGCGTTGCTGCCATAAAATGGGCGACATTGCAGTTGAAAGCCAGGTCAACCACGCGCCGCCACATAAAAAGGCCGCTCCGTCAACAATCCCCACTATTGACAACTTCGAGGGCCTACCGACcgagggcggcgatgacTACGCCTCGCTGAAGAAGTTGCAGAGACAGTTGGAGTAAGCACATTCTCATTTTTTGTCGCCATATTTCTTGAGTCTTGGGATATTTTCCTGCGAATTCTATTCTCAACCGGAGCCGCCGACATATACTACCGCGAACTCCTTGTACTGACTGTTTACAGATATATTCAGCTACAAGAAGAGTACATCAAGGATGAGCAAAGGTATGCCTTCCATTATTCGCCACTCCCACAAGTCCTCGTCATGGGGCCATGGAACCGGAAACAATATCTAACACAGCATATTTCTTAGGAGTCTGAAGCGTGAGCTGGTGCGAGCCCAGGAAGAAATCAAGCGCATTCAGAGTGTGCCGTTAGTCATCGGCCAATTCATGGAAGCCATCGATCAAAAGTATATTTGTCCTATAATTGCCCTTGCGAGAAATTGTTCGCTGACCCAAGTCTCGTTTTGCAGCACTGGTATCGTTCAGTCAAGTACCGGATCTAACTATGTTGTCCGGATCCTGTCTACCCTTGACCGCGAGTTGCTCAAGCCTTCATCCTCTGTCGCCCTCCATCGACACTCAAATGCcctcgtcgacatcctccCCCCTGAAGCCGACTCTTCCATTGCCATGCTTGGCGCAGACGAGAAACCTGATGTGACATATGCCGATGTTGGCGGGTTGGACATGCAGAAGCAGGAGATTCGAGAGGCTGTTGAACTACCCTTGACACATTTCGACCTCTACAAGCAGATTGGTATTGATCCCCCTCGTGGTGTTCTGTTGTACGGCCCCCCCGGAACGGGCAAGACTATGCTTGTCAAAGCCGTCGCCAACTCGACCACTGCCAGCTTTATTCGAGTTGTTGGCTCTGAATTCGTTCAGAAGTATCTCGGAGAAGGTCCCCGAATGGTCCGAGATGTCTTTCGAATGGCCCGCGAAAACTCAcctgccatcatcttcattgaCGAAATCGACGCTATTGCCACCAAGCGTTTTGATGCCCAAACTGGTGCCGATCGTGAAGTCCAACGTATTTTGCTTGAACTTCTTAACCAGATGGACGGATTCGACCAAACCTCCAACGTCAaggtcatcatggccacgaaCCGTGCCGATACTCTGGATCCCGCTTTGCTGCGTCCCGGTCGGCTGGACCGAAAGATTGAGTTCCCCTCGCTGCGGGATCGCCGCGAACGTCGTCTCATCTTCACCACTATTGCCAGCAAGATGTCGCTCGCCCCTGAAGTCGACCTGGACAGCTTGATCGTACGCAACGACCCTCTTTCAGGCGCCATTATTGCCGCCATCATGCAGGAGGCTGGTTTGCGGGCGGTCCGCAAGAACCGATACAACATCATTCAGAGCGACTTGGAGGATGCATACTCCAGCCAAGTCAAGGGTACGAGTGACGATAACAAGTTTGACTTTTACAAATAAGCATGTGCGAGGTGTGGCAGTGTTGTCGTGGTATTGGGGATGCTGCCAACGAAGCTTCAGCATTGCAATATTCTGAAATCCACGGTGAAGAATAGGATAGTTGCCGACCGGAGGCGAATTCCGGATCAAGGTCACAGGGGAGCATATCAACGGGAATGTTGCTGTAACTAATAGACCCAACTGAGCTGGAAGCACGATCTACCTTTCAGTGCTGTAGGACAATAGGCAAAATATTGTATATTTAGTACTATTAGTCGTTTCGAGCTACATAACATATTTGCGTTTCTTCGTCACCACGGCTTCCAGCGACCGTATCGTGAGACGCCACGCTGGCTCGTATCCCGACGGCTTAATGGGTTTCAGCTTGGGACGGGAAGCCCGACACGGTGCAGTAGCGTTCGGTATTGTGACAGTGAGCCACCAGTACCTCTATGCAATGAAACCACAAGCTTATTCCCACCTCTCCCGCACCGTTTCTGTATCACCAAACCTGCATGACTGGTGTCTGCTGAATTTCAAATCCTATTGCATACCCAAGTACAACATGACACGTCAAAAATTCAGGTCCAATGCTACTCCGGTCTGGATATTCGGCACTCATCATCACTCGGACAACCTGGTTTGGGAAAATGTACAACTAGAAACACAATGTTCAAAGCACCATTGCAAAGCTGGAGTATACTCTGATCGTCTATTCACAGTGACCACGTCACTTCAAAATACAAAATGAACCGTTTCTTTGCATACCGTGTACCAATTCACCGCCGTAACCACACTTTTCCTGCCTTACAGCCAAATTGCTGATTTTGTAAGCCTGGTGATGCCGACCTTTTCCGAATTGATCCTTGTGTCTATATGCCCCGTGACCCATGTGCCATTTTAAACCATGTTTGCGCCtggtaaaataaaagaaataataaaaaagcagAAACAATGGACATCGATCCATTATGATATCGGGTATTGACCAAAGTTGATTTTTCCAATTTGTCAAATCAACAGAATAAAGTACAAAAGACTCCAGACATGTGTTTGCGCAACTGCACATGACACTGACAAGCTCTGAATAAGAGGTGAGCTCTAACAAAACGTCGTACACCATTTACCGTATACCCCAAAAGGGCAGTGGCTAGAATTAGGTCGTAAACTCCGTATAAAACGTCAAAAAGAAGTAGAGCTTGCATTAGTATTACCCAGCTGACCTCTGTCAAGAGGGATGATGTTGAACGCCGATGCTatgcagaagatgatggagagaGGCACGCAAGGCGATCTTCGTCTCTTTCTCAAGAAATGGGGTATAGAAGAATCGTAATCTATGCAGTGGGTATTTTACCATGACCACAGCAATGGCTCGGCAATTGCAAGCTTTAGTCCATTCACGAGGAACGAGGCCAAATCGTCGCGACCATACTTGTCGTGGGACATTAAACCGTATTCAAACGTATCGAAATCCAAGGTCCGCCTTGTTAATCCCGGTTCAAGAATTCAAAGCGACACCAACCTCGAAGAGGAGTTGCACAAACTTGCCATGCAGCTCAATGAAAAAATCAGGCTGTCCAACGAGCTCCGCGAGCCCGCGGGCCTTCAGTGACGAAGCACCCGGTCCACCGCCCATACGCCTTGTGAAGGCACTCCCACCAGTCAGGAAGCTGCTGCCAGACCGGTCAACTGCGGCAGGAGGGTCAAAGGCAGAGGCTTGGGGCTGTGGTTGTGCTCCGCCACCGTACATGACACTGCCAATGGGGGACGAGTTGGCTGTCGTGCGTTCCGCTTCCGCTTCAGCGAGCTGCTGAATCCAGGTGGCCAAATCCCTGAAGGCGGCTGAAATCATAGCAAATGTCTTCATCGCTAGTCTCTCTTTGTGTGTACTAAGGGCTAAAAACGCGTACACTCGCTTGTGCCCTCGAGCATGTACATCTGGAATGCGAAAGATGTATGCTGTGGTATAACCTGCTAGGGCAtcgccaaaaaaaattggcCCGCCTGTTGCTGCCGAGCCCGGACTCTGCGTCGTGACAAAAGACGGGGATGTATTAAGCTGTGGCGAGGAAGTCGGGGTAGATGTGGACGGAGGTCGAGGAAGGGTCTCGAAGGATAGGGCACGTAGACATGACGCACGAATCAACGAGAAGGAATCAGCCAGGATGGGTTCGTGGGTAGATGTGTAGTTGACGTAGTGAAAGTGATATGGAGTTCGCTCTGATGAGGTCGATGTGCTGGAACATGACGTATTTCTAGAGCTACTCGCCGTCGGGGCTGTTCTCCGTGATCGCACACGTCGCGTACTCGTTTCGCGATCGCCATCTGTGTCACTCGAGGTCTGCGAGTTAGGTGGGGAGGTCTGTCCAGCAGGCCCAAACACCCTCTCGACAGGAGCCTTGGTGCGTAGAGTCGGTCCATGTGCCCCTGTTGCATAGTCCTCTGGGGTTGCGCCAGAGGTTTGTCGCCTTGGTAGCGTCATAGCACAATTATCACAAGGGCCTTGTTTCTTGGTGACAGTGTCATCATAAGTGCGCCGGAAGCTTGAATCCCGGCGAGGTTGCTGGAAAACTGGCCGTGGGCTTTCTGGCGGCGTGTCGAGAGCCGAAGAGCTGACCGTGTAGTTTGTATTACCAGATGCTGTGGTGGAGCGGCGCAAAGCAGCACGTTGCGAGTGGGCATCATGCTCCGAGGCAGGTGCAGAACCGCTGCGCCCGATGCTTAGATCCCTAAACGTATTATTAAGGGCAACAGAAGACTGAGATTGCGGCGCGGACGTCGGACCACCTGATCGTGTTCGAACATCGCATTTCGTTTTGCCGGTTGCTGTACTAATGGGATCAACTTCCTCAAAACAAACAGAACACGGACTTCTCAGTCCCTCGGTGACCATCAACGGGGTTGGCCCATGGATGTCACAGTAGTGAGCAAGGCATAACTTTAAACCAGTAGTTAGCTTattgccaatggccatggtgagctGTGATGTGTCCACGAAAATGCATCACTTGAGCTGCTATTATGGACGGGGCTTGGAAGAGACTTGTTGAGTGGTATAACAGGTTCAAGACATGCCCAAGAGGCAACGAGGTGTGATGTAGGTATGTATCCTAAACTGGGCCTGAGTCTCGATTCCGTGACAAATCATAGGTCCAACTGCAGCGCAGCTGACTCGATATGCAGCAGGGTTGATGGAGAttgtcttgtttcttcaaaacaaaacaagctCCGGCCAAGTTCGCAGAAGAAACATACAACAAGAGCCTCCATGTAGAACCAC from Metarhizium brunneum chromosome 2, complete sequence includes these protein-coding regions:
- the tbpA_1 gene encoding 26S proteasome regulatory subunit 6B; its protein translation is MGDIAVESQVNHAPPHKKAAPSTIPTIDNFEGLPTEGGDDYASLKKLQRQLEYIQLQEEYIKDEQRSLKRELVRAQEEIKRIQSVPLVIGQFMEAIDQNTGIVQSSTGSNYVVRILSTLDRELLKPSSSVALHRHSNALVDILPPEADSSIAMLGADEKPDVTYADVGGLDMQKQEIREAVELPLTHFDLYKQIGIDPPRGVLLYGPPGTGKTMLVKAVANSTTASFIRVVGSEFVQKYLGEGPRMVRDVFRMARENSPAIIFIDEIDAIATKRFDAQTGADREVQRILLELLNQMDGFDQTSNVKVIMATNRADTLDPALLRPGRLDRKIEFPSLRDRRERRLIFTTIASKMSLAPEVDLDSLIVRNDPLSGAIIAAIMQEAGLRAVRKNRYNIIQSDLEDAYSSQVKGTSDDNKFDFYK